Part of the Candidatus Neomarinimicrobiota bacterium genome is shown below.
CGCTGGCCAGGATGGCGTGCCCGCACAGGTCTACTTCCACCACTGGAGTGAACCAGCGCAAGTGGTAGCCGTCCTTATCGGGGTGGAGAAAGGCTGTCTCCGAGAGGTTCATTTCCCGGGCCACGGCCTGCATCCAGGACTCTCCGGCGGGTGCAGACAGGATGCAGACACCGGCGGGATTACCCGCGAAGGGTTTGTCGGTGAAGGCATCGACCTGGTAAAGAATGGTTGCCATCGGAAATGACCTATCCTGATGTCGTAATTCGTGGCTGGCGGCCCGACTCATTAAACCCCCAGAGCGGCTAGCAGCATTGGCAGTGGCTTCAGTTCCCGCCGCAATGGGTCCAGGACCAGGCCCAGCGCCTCAAGGGTAAGCGCCCCCAGGAGCTGCTGATCGCCCTCCTGGCCGAAAATGACATCCGCTCCGCCTACTTTGTCACCATACCTGAAGAACGCAATGCCCTTCTTACGGACGGCCTTCTCGCCGTTTGCCAGCCGGAACTCCTCTTCCGCCAGCGGCTCAATACCGAGCTTTTCAAGAACAGGTGCGGGAACCACAGAATAAACAGCCCCTGAGTCTATCAGGAATTCCACGCTCACTGTTACTGCCGGATTGGCCGGGTTTCCGACCTCGATTTCCAATACTGTTAATCCCATTACCTTCTCCTTTGCCCCTGTTGGAGGCGATTTAAGCGGACGCCCGAATATACGCTCATCAGCACAGCTATACCGACCGAATATCGGCGGCGAACAGTCCACTCACCCCACCCACGCCGCCATATGAACTTCCTCCAGGGCCTTGGGGGCGGGTATCTCATCCTATACTTGACAAGAGCAGTTTCAGCGGGTGAAGCGCCTACTGCAAAGGGCATTTTGGACGGGGCTACTCAAGACGAATCGTTTTTGTTTGATCGGAGCGGCTGACATGAAGCCCATGAAAATGCAGTGTCAGGCCGTGGCCTTGAATCCTGACGGTGTCAGCGCGGATTTCCACCTGCGGCGGTGTGGGCAGGCCCGCCATAATTAATTCCTGTATGCCGGGAAGGAGAGGATGATCACAACCGGTTTTGGTAAGAACAGTATTATCAAGCACTTCCAGACTACCATTCTGGCTTCCCAGCTTCAGCCAGCGGGTGTGTAGAAGCTCGCCGGAACCTAGTTTCTCGATATTCATGGGATCAAACCCCATGACGTTCAGCGGCCTGTCCGGCAATGACAACGTCACTAGCCAGCCCGACCGGGAGAAGTACCGTTTACGCTTCCTTTGAATCTGGGCCTGTAAGTTGCGGACATCCTGTTTGGCCCGCTTCTGGATATGTGATTTGACCGGCGCCGGGAAGCGATGTGGCTCGTAAGCTTGGAGAATGATTGACTGTGATAGCAGCTGATCAAGCGAGGTGCTTTTCACACTGTCAAGATAGGTATGCCAACGCGGTAGGAATCGATCGAGTAACAGCGCCCAGGCGTGACCGGTCTGGTAGCAGCGCTGGCGGATTTTCGACAGGGGGAAACCTTCGTCCGGCAGGTCTGGTTTGAGCCTTCCAGCCTGGGCCCTGGACTGAACATACTGCGCCAGTCCTTCCTTCAGTTCCGTGCCTCGTTCGTAGGCGGCAGCATTGGGGGTCATCCGGCTGAATCGGTCCTGTCGGTGTGTGAGTGCTGACAACGCCCAGCGAGCGGCGTCTTCCTCCTTTTGAGCCCTGATGGCGGATCTTAGGGCCGCGGTTTCCAGCCGCCGCAGGGCGAGCAGGTCAGCATCATCATCCGGGTAAATCAGCAGGTCCATCTCGTTGGCCGTCCAGGCAGGATACCTTTGGGATTGGAAGACGTGGAATGCCTCATGGATGGCTACGGCGGCAAGCTGGGGCATTGAGACCTTTACTTCCGGGGATATAATGATAGTCGCCGTGGGCCAGTCAGCCAGTTGGACGTTTGTATTCGAATTCACCGCCTCGTGTTGCCCTCGATACAGCCACGTGCCGTAGTGTCCTTTGACCGGGGAGAACTCCTCTGGTGGATGCGGATGACGGAAAAGATAGGTATCCTTGCCGTCATAGATTGCCACCGAGATTTGCGCCGGTTTAAAGCCCGGCCACAGGTCCAGTTGGGCCATGCGGTTATATTCCGACATGACGCCGAAAGGGGTAGAGAGCCATGGGCTGCATCCCAGCAGGAAAAGGGGAATCCAGATCAGAAACCGGTTATGGCGGGTTGACATGCAGATAGGTGCCGGGGGTGATGTGCATTAGAGGGGGTAATAGGAACTGATCATTGCCATTTTGCCATATATACTTCCTGCAGGGTCCTGGGGGCTGGTATCTCATTCTCCACCTTGCCGATAATCAGCCCGTCATCCAGATAGTAAAGGGCGGGCCAGGTGCGGAAGGTGGTATTGAAGAGCTTCGGGTTATAGGTGTAAACCTTAAAATTGATATCGAACTCGTTGGCGAACCATCCGATCTGGTGGGGATCGCTGTCAGTGAGACCAAAGACGACATAGGTTGAATCACCGGCCAGGGCCTTCACATTAGCCACCGAATTCCAGCAGTCCGGGGAGTCGGCGGTAAAGACGTATACCAGCTGCTTCCCGGTCAGCTCCGGGGCCAATCTACCGAATCCCTCATCGGGGAAGAATTCCCCAGCTTTGGCCAGGCTGGGATCGAGTTTCGGGGTGTGGATCGTGTAACCGGTCACCGTGCCCAGGACCAGCAGGATGGCTGCTCCCAGCCCAGCCTGCCATGGTCGCCAGGAGGTTCGGGAGCCGCGGTGGTAGTACCAGATAACGCCAGCCAGGAGCATGAGCAGGAGATTGCGCAGCAGCGCTGATTGGGGGCTCTGTTCCAAAGCCTGTCCAAAACAGCCGCAGTCGCTGAGCTCGCCACCGGCGATGCCGGCAATCAGGAGTAGAGAGAA
Proteins encoded:
- a CDS encoding MauE/DoxX family redox-associated membrane protein codes for the protein MNIATGIHHRIRSWPPFPPWMKWPVFVSRVALGIIFIISGTLKVLDAQSFMANLPFYNIPAWLIPFGALIPPIELTMGLAFLTGMTPRFTSLAAAAMLLLFSLLLIAGIAGGELSDCGCFGQALEQSPQSALLRNLLLMLLAGVIWYYHRGSRTSWRPWQAGLGAAILLVLGTVTGYTIHTPKLDPSLAKAGEFFPDEGFGRLAPELTGKQLVYVFTADSPDCWNSVANVKALAGDSTYVVFGLTDSDPHQIGWFANEFDINFKVYTYNPKLFNTTFRTWPALYYLDDGLIIGKVENEIPAPRTLQEVYMAKWQ
- a CDS encoding aspartyl protease family protein, whose translation is MGLTVLEIEVGNPANPAVTVSVEFLIDSGAVYSVVPAPVLEKLGIEPLAEEEFRLANGEKAVRKKGIAFFRYGDKVGGADVIFGQEGDQQLLGALTLEALGLVLDPLRRELKPLPMLLAALGV
- a CDS encoding PhzF family phenazine biosynthesis protein, whose translation is MATILYQVDAFTDKPFAGNPAGVCILSAPAGESWMQAVAREMNLSETAFLHPDKDGYHLRWFTPVVEVDLCGHAILAS